In Paenibacillus phoenicis, one genomic interval encodes:
- a CDS encoding small acid-soluble spore protein H encodes MDSQRAKEIVASPTMVNVTYDGEPVYIQHVDEKKETARIYPLGQPENEKEVPLSQLNEQ; translated from the coding sequence ATGGACAGTCAACGCGCTAAAGAGATTGTCGCTTCCCCTACCATGGTCAACGTAACCTACGATGGCGAACCGGTTTACATTCAACACGTGGACGAAAAGAAAGAAACCGCACGGATCTATCCGTTAGGTCAACCGGAGAACGAAAAAGAAGTACCCTTATCCCAACTGAATGAACAATGA